One Streptomyces sp. CNQ-509 DNA window includes the following coding sequences:
- a CDS encoding universal stress protein — MILVGVDGSDTSWRAAAYAAGLARRQGSLLAVVYVQPTLAAAAALGAPVAGTTAEVAEELVAEIRQAVAQLRGLFDVRWEFHTLHGDAYTGLVQAAQDLTADAVIVGASEQAGHRLVGSVAVRLVKAGRWPVTVVP; from the coding sequence GTGATCCTCGTCGGCGTCGACGGCTCCGACACCTCCTGGCGCGCCGCCGCCTACGCCGCGGGGCTGGCCCGGCGGCAGGGCTCGCTGCTCGCGGTGGTGTACGTGCAGCCGACGCTGGCCGCCGCGGCGGCGCTCGGCGCGCCGGTGGCGGGCACGACGGCGGAGGTCGCCGAGGAGCTGGTGGCGGAGATCCGGCAGGCGGTGGCTCAGTTGCGCGGGTTGTTCGACGTGCGCTGGGAGTTCCACACCCTGCACGGTGACGCGTACACGGGGCTGGTGCAGGCGGCGCAGGACCTCACGGCGGACGCGGTGATCGTCGGCGCCTCGGAGCAGGCGGGGCACCGGCTCGTCGGCTCGGTGGCGGTGCGCCTGGTCAAGGCGGGCCGCTGGCCGGTCACCGTGGTGCCGTAA
- a CDS encoding dodecin codes for MSDHTYRLTEIVGSSHTGVDDAVRNGVARASQTLRNLDWFEVTQVRGQLENGAVAHWQVCLKVGFRLEDAGGS; via the coding sequence ATGAGCGATCACACGTACCGCCTCACCGAGATCGTCGGCTCCTCCCACACCGGTGTCGACGACGCCGTCCGCAACGGCGTCGCGCGCGCCTCGCAGACGCTGCGCAACCTCGACTGGTTCGAGGTCACCCAGGTGCGCGGGCAACTGGAGAACGGCGCCGTGGCGCACTGGCAGGTGTGCCTGAAGGTGGGCTTCCGGCTGGAGGACGCGGGCGGCTCCTGA
- a CDS encoding Fpg/Nei family DNA glycosylase encodes MPELPEVEALSGFLTEHLVGRYIARVQPVAISVLKTYDPPLTALEGAEVTAVGRHGKFLDLTVADELHLVIHLARAGWLQWKDKLPAAPPRPGKGPLALRVRLAEPEGAGFDLTEAGTQKRLAVYCVRDPRDVPGVARLGPDPLDAAFTAEAFAGLLAGERRQIKGVLRDQSTIAGIGNAYSDEILHVAKLSPYKLAANLTDEETAVLYAAIGDTLRGAVERSRGVAAGRLKAEKKSGLRVHGRAGEKCPVCGDTIREVSFADSALQYCPTCQTGGKPLADRRMSRLLK; translated from the coding sequence ATGCCCGAGCTTCCCGAAGTCGAAGCGCTCAGCGGATTCCTCACCGAGCACCTGGTGGGGCGGTACATCGCCCGGGTGCAGCCGGTCGCGATCAGTGTGCTCAAGACGTACGACCCGCCGCTCACCGCGCTGGAGGGCGCCGAGGTCACGGCCGTCGGGCGGCACGGCAAGTTCCTGGACCTCACGGTCGCCGACGAGCTGCACCTGGTGATCCATCTGGCCCGGGCCGGCTGGCTGCAGTGGAAGGACAAGCTGCCGGCCGCGCCGCCGCGTCCCGGCAAGGGCCCGCTGGCGCTGCGGGTGCGGCTGGCCGAGCCGGAGGGCGCGGGCTTCGACCTCACCGAGGCGGGCACCCAGAAGCGCCTCGCGGTCTACTGCGTACGGGATCCGCGGGACGTGCCCGGCGTCGCCCGGCTGGGGCCCGACCCGCTGGACGCGGCGTTCACGGCGGAGGCGTTCGCGGGGCTGCTGGCGGGCGAGCGGCGGCAGATCAAGGGCGTGCTGCGGGACCAGTCGACGATCGCCGGGATCGGCAACGCGTACTCCGACGAGATCCTGCACGTCGCGAAGCTCTCCCCGTACAAGCTCGCCGCGAACCTCACCGACGAGGAGACCGCCGTGCTCTACGCGGCGATCGGCGACACCTTGCGCGGCGCCGTCGAGCGCTCCCGCGGCGTGGCCGCGGGGCGGTTGAAGGCGGAGAAGAAGAGCGGGCTGCGGGTGCACGGGCGGGCCGGGGAGAAATGCCCGGTCTGCGGCGACACGATCCGCGAGGTGTCGTTCGCCGACTCGGCGCTGCAGTACTGCCCCACCTGCCAGACCGGCGGCAAGCCGCTGGCCGACCGGAGGATGTCCCGGCTGCTGAAGTGA
- a CDS encoding helix-turn-helix domain-containing protein yields MYEERPVLLGGAVVWHRRDVRPGPYRVLPDGGTDLILTPGGLLVAGPDTVAHVGTGAAGDTYTGLRFAPGQGPAVLGVPAYELRNLRVPLADLWGERRARIAAERVAGAADPGAALEALARARLADAEPPEPYVPAVVAALAAGRPVAEVAGAVGLGERQLHRRSLAAFGYGPKTLARVLRMNRALALARAGTPPAAAAALAGYADQAHLAREMRALTGVPLTALL; encoded by the coding sequence ATGTACGAGGAGAGACCGGTGCTGCTCGGCGGCGCGGTCGTCTGGCACCGCCGGGACGTCCGCCCGGGCCCGTACCGGGTGCTCCCGGACGGCGGCACCGACCTGATCCTCACGCCCGGCGGGCTGCTCGTCGCGGGCCCCGACACGGTGGCGCACGTCGGCACCGGGGCCGCGGGCGACACGTACACCGGGCTGCGCTTCGCCCCCGGGCAGGGCCCGGCGGTGCTGGGCGTGCCCGCGTACGAGCTGCGGAACCTGCGGGTGCCGCTGGCGGACCTGTGGGGCGAACGGCGGGCCCGGATCGCGGCGGAGCGGGTCGCCGGGGCGGCGGACCCGGGCGCGGCGCTGGAGGCGCTGGCGCGGGCCCGGCTGGCGGACGCGGAGCCGCCGGAGCCGTACGTGCCGGCGGTGGTCGCGGCGCTGGCGGCGGGCCGGCCGGTGGCCGAGGTCGCGGGGGCGGTGGGGCTCGGCGAACGGCAGTTGCACCGGCGCAGCCTCGCGGCCTTCGGGTACGGGCCGAAGACCCTGGCCCGGGTGCTGCGGATGAACCGCGCGCTGGCGCTGGCCAGGGCGGGTACGCCCCCGGCCGCGGCGGCGGCGCTGGCGGGGTACGCGGACCAGGCGCACCTGGCGCGCGAGATGCGGGCGCTGACCGGGGTGCCGCTGACGGCCCTGCTCTGA
- a CDS encoding VOC family protein — MTARFDAIGMVTADMAATLAFYRLLGLDIPGDADGQPHVEAALPGGLRLMWDAEETIKSFAPDFEPPTGEGRIGLAFRCEGPADVDATYAMLTEAGYKGAMAPWDAEWGQRYAQVHDPDGNGVDLFAPLG; from the coding sequence ATGACCGCACGATTCGACGCCATCGGAATGGTGACCGCCGACATGGCCGCCACCCTCGCCTTCTACCGCCTGCTCGGCCTGGACATCCCCGGCGACGCCGACGGGCAGCCGCACGTCGAGGCCGCACTGCCCGGCGGGCTGCGCCTGATGTGGGACGCGGAAGAGACGATCAAGTCCTTCGCGCCCGACTTCGAGCCGCCGACCGGGGAGGGGCGGATCGGCCTCGCCTTCCGCTGCGAGGGCCCCGCCGACGTGGACGCGACGTACGCGATGCTCACCGAGGCGGGGTACAAGGGCGCCATGGCGCCCTGGGACGCCGAGTGGGGCCAGCGCTACGCGCAGGTGCACGACCCGGACGGCAACGGCGTCGACCTCTTCGCCCCGCTCGGCTGA
- a CDS encoding MerR family transcriptional regulator, which translates to MKSDESMTIGELAGRFGLAAHVLRHWEAMGLLTPAERVNGRRRYTSDHVSRVAMIIGGKRGGLSLEQLRELFAAQGPGDRHALLARHREELQERMREIERSKAMIDHALECEAHDFTRCPTFQALVRRLAAGESLAQLPVGTGPSAGRDPQEPHVRGGPNGTVIR; encoded by the coding sequence ATGAAGTCGGACGAGTCCATGACCATCGGCGAGCTGGCCGGCCGCTTCGGCCTCGCCGCCCACGTGCTGCGGCACTGGGAGGCCATGGGCCTGCTCACCCCGGCGGAGCGCGTGAACGGCCGCCGGCGCTACACCTCCGACCATGTCTCCCGGGTCGCCATGATCATCGGCGGCAAGCGCGGCGGGCTCAGCCTGGAGCAACTGCGCGAGCTCTTCGCCGCGCAGGGCCCCGGCGACCGGCACGCGCTGCTGGCACGGCACCGGGAGGAGCTTCAGGAGCGGATGCGGGAGATCGAGCGGTCGAAGGCGATGATCGACCACGCGCTGGAGTGCGAGGCGCACGACTTCACCCGCTGCCCCACTTTCCAGGCCCTCGTGCGCCGGCTCGCGGCCGGCGAGAGCCTGGCTCAGCTCCCGGTCGGGACCGGCCCGTCCGCCGGTCGCGATCCGCAGGAACCGCACGTCCGGGGCGGTCCGAACGGAACGGTTATCCGATAG
- a CDS encoding NAD(P) transhydrogenase subunit alpha, with protein MGAQAVTAGVLRERAPDERRVALTPEVVTRVRRSGVDVLVETGAGTSAWFTDADYTAAEAEVVGADELIRRADVVLCVAPPDRETAAALRSGQTLIGMLDPLRQATLIGELAARGVTVVSLDLLPRTLSRAQTMDALTSQANVAGYKAVLLAADSYDRYFPMLTTAAGTSKPAAVLVLGAGVAGLQAIATARRLGAIVTAYDVRPAAKGEIESLGAKFLELEGVASAAGEGGYARVLTDEEQRAQLAALTAAVPRFDVVITTARVPGRKPPLMVTAEALEQMRPGSVVVDMAASELGGNVELSEPDKTAVLAGGVTLIGAGNLPSVMATAASTAYARNISALLAHLVADEAVRIDLDDDIQAGVVVAHGGEVVSDAVAPRNGGNR; from the coding sequence ATGGGAGCCCAAGCCGTCACCGCGGGGGTCCTGAGGGAGCGCGCGCCGGATGAGCGCCGCGTCGCCCTCACCCCCGAAGTCGTCACCCGTGTGCGCCGGTCGGGTGTCGACGTCCTCGTCGAGACCGGCGCGGGCACGAGCGCCTGGTTCACCGACGCCGACTACACGGCCGCGGAGGCCGAGGTCGTCGGCGCGGACGAGCTGATCCGCCGGGCCGACGTCGTGCTCTGCGTCGCACCGCCCGACCGCGAGACCGCCGCCGCCCTGCGCTCCGGGCAGACGCTCATCGGCATGCTCGACCCGCTCCGCCAGGCCACCCTGATCGGCGAGCTGGCCGCCCGGGGGGTGACCGTCGTCAGCCTCGACCTGCTGCCCCGTACGCTCAGCCGGGCCCAGACGATGGACGCGCTGACCTCCCAGGCCAACGTCGCGGGATACAAGGCGGTGCTGCTCGCCGCCGACAGTTACGACCGGTACTTTCCGATGCTGACGACGGCGGCGGGCACCTCGAAGCCCGCCGCCGTCCTCGTGCTCGGCGCGGGCGTCGCCGGGCTGCAGGCCATCGCCACCGCCCGCCGGCTCGGCGCGATCGTCACCGCGTACGACGTCCGGCCCGCGGCAAAGGGCGAGATCGAGTCGCTGGGCGCGAAGTTCCTGGAGCTGGAGGGCGTGGCCTCGGCGGCCGGCGAGGGCGGCTACGCGCGCGTGCTCACCGACGAGGAGCAGCGGGCGCAGCTCGCCGCGCTGACGGCGGCGGTGCCGCGCTTCGACGTGGTGATCACCACCGCCCGGGTGCCGGGCCGCAAGCCGCCGCTGATGGTCACGGCCGAGGCGCTGGAGCAGATGCGACCGGGCTCGGTGGTGGTGGACATGGCCGCCAGCGAACTCGGCGGCAACGTGGAGCTCTCCGAGCCGGACAAGACCGCGGTGCTCGCCGGCGGCGTCACGCTGATCGGCGCGGGCAACCTGCCGTCGGTGATGGCGACGGCCGCCTCCACCGCGTACGCCCGCAACATCAGCGCGCTGCTGGCACACCTGGTGGCCGACGAGGCGGTGCGCATCGACCTCGACGACGACATCCAGGCCGGCGTGGTCGTCGCGCACGGCGGCGAGGTCGTCAGCGACGCGGTCGCCCCGCGGAACGGAGGGAACCGGTGA
- a CDS encoding NAD(P) transhydrogenase subunit alpha, translated as MNLDLLTAVTIFVLSVLVGFEVISKVPATLHTPLMSGANSIHGIVLIGAMLVTSLADEPLEYALAFVAVAFGAMNVVGGYVVTDRMLHMFRARPTPGGAKGGAAK; from the coding sequence GTGAACCTCGATCTGCTCACCGCCGTCACGATCTTCGTGCTCAGCGTGCTGGTCGGCTTCGAAGTGATCAGCAAGGTGCCGGCGACGCTGCACACGCCGCTGATGTCCGGCGCCAACTCGATCCACGGGATCGTGCTGATCGGCGCGATGCTGGTGACGTCCCTGGCCGACGAGCCGCTGGAGTACGCGCTGGCGTTCGTGGCCGTCGCGTTCGGCGCGATGAACGTCGTCGGCGGGTACGTCGTCACGGACCGGATGCTCCACATGTTCCGTGCCCGGCCCACGCCGGGCGGCGCCAAGGGGGGTGCGGCGAAGTGA
- a CDS encoding NAD(P)(+) transhydrogenase (Re/Si-specific) subunit beta, whose translation MSDLETAVRYVLLAAAACFVLGLRLMNSPATARRGNTLSAAAMAVAIVATAVLLAERGDITATGWLVLLSATIVGSGAGLYLARTVEMTAMPQLVSLFNAVGGGAAALLAIVEVLQHAHPEDLGARTTVPGGIDILIGAITFSGSLIAAGKLQGVIPGKPIVLPGTRALNAGLAVVFAGAGVWLVVDPGSVTALTLLTLAGLAFGVTMVLPIGGADMPVVISLLNAFTGTAVGMAGFVLNEPALIIAGALVGASGTILTKLMADAMNRSIPAIIVGGFGTGDEAAAVGTDGDVQVRPVSVDDVAIQLAYAGKVVIVPGYGLAAAQAQHELGDLADLLEEHGVEVTYAIHPVAGRMPGHMNVLLAEANVPYPQLKEMEEANPEFPQADVALVIGANDVTNPAARRPGNAISGMPILDVDRAKSVVVIKRSMGHGYAGIDNELYTAENTGMFFTDAKKGLADLKAAVRTFVG comes from the coding sequence GTGAGCGATCTCGAGACCGCCGTACGGTACGTGCTGCTGGCCGCCGCCGCGTGCTTCGTGCTCGGCCTGCGGCTGATGAACTCCCCCGCCACCGCCCGCCGCGGCAACACCCTCTCGGCCGCTGCCATGGCGGTGGCGATCGTGGCCACCGCGGTGCTGCTGGCGGAGCGCGGCGACATCACGGCGACCGGCTGGCTGGTGCTGCTCTCCGCGACCATCGTCGGCTCCGGCGCCGGGCTGTATCTGGCCCGTACCGTCGAGATGACCGCGATGCCGCAGTTGGTGAGCCTCTTCAACGCGGTCGGCGGCGGCGCCGCCGCGCTGCTCGCCATCGTCGAGGTACTCCAGCACGCGCATCCGGAGGACCTCGGCGCGCGCACCACCGTGCCGGGCGGCATCGACATCCTCATCGGCGCCATCACCTTCTCCGGCTCGCTGATCGCCGCCGGGAAGCTGCAGGGCGTGATCCCGGGCAAGCCGATCGTCCTGCCGGGCACCCGGGCGCTGAACGCCGGGCTCGCCGTGGTCTTCGCCGGGGCCGGCGTCTGGCTGGTGGTGGACCCGGGCAGCGTCACGGCGCTGACGCTGCTGACGCTCGCGGGGCTGGCGTTCGGCGTCACGATGGTGCTGCCGATCGGCGGCGCGGACATGCCCGTGGTGATCTCGCTCCTCAACGCCTTCACCGGCACCGCGGTCGGCATGGCCGGCTTCGTGCTCAACGAGCCGGCGCTGATCATCGCCGGGGCGCTCGTCGGCGCCTCGGGCACGATCCTCACCAAGCTGATGGCGGACGCCATGAACCGCTCGATTCCGGCCATCATCGTCGGCGGCTTCGGCACCGGCGACGAGGCGGCGGCCGTGGGCACGGACGGGGACGTGCAGGTGCGGCCGGTCTCCGTCGACGACGTGGCGATCCAGCTCGCATACGCCGGCAAGGTCGTCATCGTGCCGGGGTACGGGCTGGCGGCCGCGCAGGCGCAGCACGAGCTGGGCGACCTGGCGGACCTGCTGGAGGAGCACGGCGTGGAGGTCACGTACGCGATCCACCCGGTGGCCGGCCGGATGCCCGGGCACATGAACGTGCTGCTGGCCGAGGCGAACGTGCCGTATCCGCAGCTCAAGGAGATGGAGGAGGCGAACCCGGAGTTCCCGCAGGCGGACGTGGCGCTCGTGATCGGCGCCAACGACGTCACCAACCCGGCCGCGCGGCGGCCGGGCAACGCGATCTCGGGCATGCCGATCCTGGACGTGGACCGGGCCAAGAGCGTGGTGGTGATCAAGCGGTCGATGGGCCACGGGTACGCGGGCATCGACAACGAGCTGTACACCGCGGAGAACACCGGGATGTTCTTCACCGACGCCAAGAAGGGGCTCGCCGACCTCAAGGCGGCGGTCCGCACGTTCGTCGGCTAG
- a CDS encoding TetR/AcrR family transcriptional regulator — MVVQDTSTTGRRSRLSAEREQELFDAVLDQLREVGYEALTMDAVAARTRSSKATLYRQWHSKPHLVATALRHSKPVRSAGIDTGTLRGDLVQFADGVCQNAEKDSALLRAVAFAQQSNEELQQAMRHLLIEPELAAFQELIDRAVARGELPADIPAAKFVPHMMLGAMLARPLIENAPVTSDYLVRYVDAVILPALHMN; from the coding sequence ATGGTCGTGCAGGACACCAGTACCACCGGGCGCCGGAGCCGGCTGAGCGCCGAGCGCGAGCAGGAGCTCTTCGACGCCGTGCTCGACCAACTGCGCGAAGTCGGCTACGAGGCCCTCACCATGGACGCGGTCGCGGCTCGTACGCGGTCGAGCAAGGCCACCCTCTACCGCCAGTGGCACTCCAAGCCGCACTTGGTCGCCACGGCGCTCCGGCACAGCAAGCCGGTGAGGTCGGCCGGGATCGACACCGGCACGCTGCGCGGAGACCTCGTGCAGTTCGCCGACGGCGTGTGCCAGAACGCGGAGAAGGACTCGGCCCTTCTGCGCGCGGTCGCCTTCGCCCAGCAGTCCAACGAGGAACTGCAGCAGGCCATGCGGCACCTCCTGATCGAGCCGGAGCTGGCCGCCTTCCAGGAGCTGATCGATCGCGCCGTCGCGCGCGGCGAGCTGCCCGCGGACATCCCCGCCGCGAAGTTCGTCCCGCACATGATGCTGGGGGCCATGCTGGCCCGGCCCCTCATCGAGAACGCGCCGGTCACCAGCGACTATCTTGTCCGTTATGTCGACGCAGTGATTCTCCCCGCCCTGCATATGAACTGA
- a CDS encoding MMPL family transporter, with product MATFLYKLGRLAFRRRRITALIWLLLFGLAGAGAATAGTPPEDEFALPGTEAQQAFDLLEERFPGQSADGATARIVFEAPDGQKITATDNREAVDGVLDGIAGDQVESVSDPFADNAGVSKDGSTAYAVVDYKVTSMEIEDKTREALTDLGEKERDDGLTIEAGGDAVMAEPDMGNGEIIGIGIALVVLVITFGSLVAAGLPIITALIGVGIGISSITALATVFDLSATTSTLAMMIGLAVGIDYALFIASRYRAELTDGHSREEAAGRAVGTAGSAVVFAGLTVIIALAGLAVVNIPILTKMGLAAAGTVALAVLIALTLVPAALGIVGKRIYGKKVRKANPETGAPKASDHDAKPNMGTRWARGVLKRPVLVLAATVIGLGALAAPVASMELGLPDEGSQPTDTTQRKAYDMLSEAFGPGFNGPVTGVIDAGEAENPQQAADEAVARISDVDGVVSVTPAAFNEAGDTATVMVTPSTGPSDTDTKDLVHEIRDLASGLQDETGAELYLTGNTAVIIDFSQVLDDALVPYLALVVGLAFVLLMLVFRSVLVPLKAALGFLFSVLAALGAVVAVFQWGWLAGLLGVEETGPIMSMMPIFLIGVVFGLAMDYEVFLVSRMREAYVHGESAGDAVVTGFRYGARVVTAAAVIMISVFAGFIGAGDSMIKMMGFGLAVAVLFDAFLVRMTIVPAVLALIGTSAWWLPKWLDRILPNVDVEGEKLYRQLAAAPAPPPTAGEERAPEPTGVR from the coding sequence GTGGCCACCTTCCTATACAAACTCGGTCGGCTAGCCTTCCGGCGGCGCCGTATCACGGCGCTGATATGGCTGCTGCTCTTCGGCCTCGCCGGGGCCGGGGCGGCGACGGCGGGCACCCCGCCCGAGGACGAATTCGCGCTGCCCGGCACCGAGGCACAGCAGGCCTTCGACCTTCTTGAGGAGCGCTTCCCCGGGCAGTCCGCCGACGGCGCGACGGCCCGCATCGTCTTCGAGGCACCCGACGGCCAGAAGATCACCGCCACCGACAACCGCGAGGCTGTCGACGGCGTGCTCGACGGCATCGCGGGCGACCAGGTGGAGTCCGTCAGCGACCCCTTCGCGGACAACGCGGGTGTCAGCAAGGACGGCTCCACGGCGTACGCGGTCGTCGACTACAAGGTCACGTCCATGGAGATCGAGGACAAGACCCGCGAAGCCCTCACCGACCTGGGGGAGAAGGAGCGCGACGACGGGCTGACCATCGAGGCCGGCGGCGACGCCGTGATGGCCGAGCCCGACATGGGCAACGGTGAGATCATCGGTATCGGCATCGCACTGGTCGTGCTCGTGATCACCTTCGGTTCGCTGGTCGCGGCCGGGCTGCCGATCATCACCGCGCTGATCGGCGTCGGGATCGGCATCTCCTCGATCACCGCCCTGGCGACCGTGTTCGACCTGTCCGCGACCACCTCCACGCTGGCGATGATGATCGGCCTCGCGGTCGGCATCGACTACGCCCTGTTCATCGCCTCCCGCTACCGGGCGGAGCTGACGGACGGCCATTCCCGCGAGGAGGCGGCGGGCCGCGCCGTGGGCACCGCCGGTTCCGCGGTGGTCTTCGCCGGCCTCACCGTGATCATCGCGCTGGCCGGCCTGGCGGTCGTCAACATCCCGATCCTGACGAAGATGGGCCTGGCCGCGGCCGGCACGGTCGCGCTCGCCGTGCTCATCGCGCTCACGCTGGTCCCGGCGGCGCTCGGCATCGTGGGCAAGCGGATCTACGGCAAGAAGGTGCGCAAGGCCAACCCGGAGACCGGCGCTCCGAAGGCGTCCGACCACGACGCCAAGCCGAACATGGGCACCCGCTGGGCCCGCGGGGTGCTCAAGCGCCCGGTCCTGGTGCTCGCCGCCACCGTCATCGGGCTCGGCGCGCTGGCCGCGCCGGTGGCGAGCATGGAGCTGGGCCTGCCGGACGAGGGCAGCCAGCCGACGGACACGACGCAGCGCAAGGCGTACGACATGCTGTCCGAGGCGTTCGGCCCGGGCTTCAACGGCCCGGTCACCGGCGTCATCGACGCCGGTGAGGCGGAGAACCCGCAGCAGGCGGCCGACGAAGCCGTCGCGCGGATCTCCGATGTGGACGGCGTCGTCTCCGTCACCCCCGCGGCGTTCAACGAGGCCGGAGACACCGCGACCGTCATGGTCACCCCGTCCACCGGCCCGAGCGACACCGACACCAAGGACCTGGTCCACGAGATCCGCGACCTGGCGTCGGGGCTCCAGGACGAGACCGGTGCCGAGCTCTACCTCACCGGCAACACGGCCGTGATCATCGACTTCTCGCAGGTGCTCGACGACGCGCTGGTGCCGTATCTGGCACTGGTCGTCGGCCTGGCGTTCGTCCTGCTGATGCTGGTGTTCCGCTCGGTGCTGGTGCCGCTGAAGGCCGCGCTCGGCTTCCTCTTCTCCGTGCTGGCCGCGCTCGGCGCCGTCGTCGCGGTCTTCCAGTGGGGCTGGCTGGCCGGGCTGCTGGGGGTCGAGGAGACCGGTCCGATCATGTCGATGATGCCGATCTTCCTCATCGGCGTGGTCTTCGGTCTGGCCATGGACTACGAGGTCTTCCTCGTCAGCCGGATGCGCGAGGCGTACGTCCACGGGGAGTCGGCCGGCGACGCCGTGGTCACCGGCTTCCGCTACGGCGCCCGGGTGGTCACCGCGGCCGCGGTCATCATGATCAGCGTCTTCGCCGGCTTCATCGGCGCGGGCGACTCCATGATCAAGATGATGGGCTTCGGCCTGGCGGTGGCGGTCCTCTTCGACGCCTTCCTGGTCCGCATGACCATCGTTCCCGCGGTGCTCGCGCTGATCGGCACGTCCGCCTGGTGGCTGCCGAAGTGGCTGGACCGGATCCTGCCGAACGTCGACGTGGAGGGCGAGAAGCTGTACCGGCAGCTCGCCGCGGCCCCCGCGCCGCCGCCGACGGCCGGTGAGGAGCGGGCACCCGAGCCCACCGGCGTGCGCTGA